ATGCGATAGTCGTCCCACTCTAACTTGTCAATGTACATAGCCCACCTTTAATTCGGTACATTGTCCGCAGGGCTTCGCACCCCGTCATCAGCGCAACGGTAGCACGCCTGCGTAGGAACCGGCAGGAACATGCCGGGTATTCCAGGTCTTACCTGAGTACACTCAACTGTGCGACATCGTATCGCACTATAACGATAGAGATAAGGCGCGGGGGGCACTGACTCCAAAAAGAAGCCCGGAGCTATTCCCGTCGCCTTGATTGGCTTGTTACCCCTTCTCTATGCCGCTTTTTTGAGGGTGACATGCATGCCAGCTCTTGTTGCGAGGGTGATAAGCATTTCGAGGCTAAATCTTTCCCATTTACCTCTGATCAAGTCTGAAACCCTGGATTGACTGACGCCCAGGATCTCCGCGGCCTCGGCCTGCGTTAGCTTTTTTGCTTTGATGAACTTCCGGAGATCGGCCATAAGATCGGCTCGCATCTGAAAAATTGCGGCCTCATCCGGACGATACCCGAGATCAATGAATACGTTTCCAGAAGAATGAACAACGGCTTCGCTCATAAGTTACCTCCCATCTGTCTGTAACGCTGGCAAGCTAAATCAATATC
The sequence above is drawn from the bacterium genome and encodes:
- a CDS encoding helix-turn-helix transcriptional regulator, yielding MSEAVVHSSGNVFIDLGYRPDEAAIFQMRADLMADLRKFIKAKKLTQAEAAEILGVSQSRVSDLIRGKWERFSLEMLITLATRAGMHVTLKKAA